The following proteins are encoded in a genomic region of Hippoglossus hippoglossus isolate fHipHip1 chromosome 3, fHipHip1.pri, whole genome shotgun sequence:
- the zgc:162297 gene encoding uncharacterized protein F13E9.13, mitochondrial, with protein MKFLDLFGRLKSVVIGMIHVKALPGTPLGCMKMSQIVEEACREASIYRDAGIDGLIIENMHDIPYSFSVGPEVCACMTAVCSAVRSVCPILPLGVQILSSANQQAMAVALASGMDFIRAEGFVFSHVADEGLLNACAGELLRYRKQVGAEHVQIFTDIKKKHSSHALTSDVSIEETARAAEFFLSDGLVITGAATGTEADPCELKEVSQSVRIPVLIGSGVTYDNMECYLDANGMIIGSHFKEGGHWANAVHPEQVKRFMGKIRHLRK; from the exons ATGAAGTTTTTGGATCTTTTTGGACGATTAAAGTCTGTGGTTATTGGAATGATCCATGTCAAAGCATTACCAG GCACCCCCCTGGGGTgtatgaaaatgtcacagatcGTTGAGGAGGCGTGCAGGGAGGCATCAATCTACCGTGATGCAGGGATT GATGGTCTGATCATCGAGAACATGCACGACATCCCTTACTCATTCTCTGTGGGCCCTGAGGTGTGTGCCTGTATGACAGCCGTGTGCAGTGCTGTGAGAAGCGTCTGTCCGATCCTGCCGCTCGGAGTCCAAATACTGTCTTCTGCTAACCAGCAGGCAATGGCCGTAGCTCTGGCTTCAG GTATGGATTTCATCAGGGCGGAgggttttgtcttttctcacGTGGCTGATGAGGGCCTCTTGAATGCTTGTGCCGGAGAGTTACTGAGGTATCGCAAACAGGTCGGAGCTGAGCATGTGCAAATCTTCACTGACATCAAAAAGAAGCACAG CTCCCATGCCCTGACGTCAGACGTGAGCATTGAGGAGACGGCCCGTGCTGCAGAGTTCTTCCTCTCTGATGGACTCGTCATCACAGGAGCGGCCACTGGTACAGAGGCTGACCCTTGTGAGCTCAAAG AGGTTTCCCAGTCTGTGAGAATCCCAGTGCTGATTGGTTCTGGAGTGACCTATGACAACATGGAGTGCTATCTTGATGCAAATGGAATGATCATCGGTTCTCATTTCAAGGAGGGTGGCCACTGGGCCAATGCAGTCCATCCAGAGCAGGTGAAAAGGTTCATGGGAAAGATTCGTCACCTTCGAAAATGA
- the si:ch211-260e23.9 gene encoding tumor protein p53-inducible nuclear protein 2, whose translation MIGKILSHLLWNTGEDFEAADDGFDELMEFEEGGWVFVNLPESGSLSVPEADPLENLLIEHPSMSVYQMRPRMSGEEEEEEEEQGSDEDEEDTPRSVAVRQHISWLLAAWGIPLPCNIQLLAVQRARTQAERKKLSRSSLHRQNLAKLRFSPRYGHFKQPCQRLCNY comes from the exons ATGATCGGAAAGATTCTTTCTCATCTGCTTTGGAACACAGGCGAGGACTTTGAGGCAGCAGACGATGGCTTTGACGAGCTGATGGAGTTTGAGGAGGGAGGATGGGTCTTTGTTAATCTCCCAG AGAGCGGGTCGCTGTCAGTCCCTGAGGCGGATCCACTCGAGAACCTGCTGATCGAGCACCCGAGCATGTCTGTCTACCAGATGAGACCCAGGATgagtggggaggaggaggaggaagaggaggagcaagGCTCTGACGAAGATGAAGAGGACACTCCCAG GTCAGTGGCAGTGAGGCAGCACATTTCTTGGCTTTTGGCTGCCTGGGGAATCCCTCTGCCCTGCAACATCCAGCTGCTGGCTGTCCAGAGGGCCAGGACTCAGGCTGAGCGGAAGAAGCTGAGCCGCAGCTCCCTCCATAGGCAGAATTTAGCCAAGCTGCGATTCTCCCCACGCTACGGCCACTTCAAGCAGCCCTGCCAGCGCCTCTGCAACTACTAA
- the ccne1 gene encoding G1/S-specific cyclin-E1, which yields MRGKREDTEAESVAPKENTVRPRKRKADVAIYIQDLDEEVAEMTRKKQRDCELTWSPGAGYKSPHRLIPTPDQEEDRPVTLINAGFPHYIFNNIFATPVHCAPLPELCWASKDVVWNNMLEKDKTYTRDVHVMEKHPHLQPKMRAILLDWLMEVSEVYKLHRETYHLAQDYFDRFMGTQRNVFKSTLQLIGITCLFIAAKVEEMYPPKVHQFAYVTDEACTEDEILSMEIIVMKELKWSLSPQTPISWLNVYMQVAYLKETDDLLIPKYPQATFAHIAELLDLCLLDVRCLEFSNGLLAASALFHFSSLELVENVSALKRVEVEECVRWMVPFAMALREIGGSPMKTYTGIPADDMHNIQTHVSYLTWLDKAYSYQDVDLECHSSCSVPSGVLTPPLSSEKTDELVRVDPAVLKIRPRMNTASPPRHSPK from the exons ATGCGAGGAAAACG GGAAGACACAGAAGCAGAGTCTGTTGCTCCCAAGGAAAACACCGTCCGACCGAGGAAGAGGAAGGCAGATGTGGCTATA TATATACAGGATCTGGATGAGGAGGTAGCAGAGATGACGAGGAAGAAGCAGCGGGACTGTGAG CTGACCTGGAGTCCAGGTGCTGGTTACAAGAGTCCACACAGATTGATCCCAACACCGGATCAGGAAGAGGACCGACCTGTTACTCTTATAAACGCAGGCTTCCCCCACTACATCTTTAACAACATATTTGCAACCCCCGTGCATTGTGCCCCACTCCCTGAACTATG CTGGGCCAGTAAGGATGTGGTGTGGAACAACATGTTGGAGAAGGATAAGACCTACACCAGGGACGTCCACGTGATGGAGAAGCATCCTCATCTGCAGCCAAAGATGAGAGCTATTCTCCTGGACTGGCTCATGGAG GTGAGCGAGGTGTACAAACTGCACAGGGAGACATACCACCTGGCTCAGGACTACTTTGATCGCTTCATGGGCACGCAGAGAAACGTCTTTAAATCAACGCTGCAGCTCATCGGCATCACCTGTCTCTTCATCGCTGCCAAAGTAGAG GAAATGTATCCTCCCAAGGTCCACCAGTTTGCCTATGTTACAGACGAGGCCTGCACTGAAGATGAGATTCTCAGTATGGAAATCATTGTTATGAAG GAGCTGAAGTGGAGTTTGAGCCCACAGACTCCCATCTCCTGGCTCAATGTGTACATGCAGGTGGCTTACCTGAAAGAGACGGACGACCTGCTCATCCCCAAATACCCCCAGGCCACATTCGCACACATAGCAGAG TTGTTGGACCTTTGCTTGCTTGATGTGCGTTGCCTTGAGTTTTCCAATGGCCTCCTTGCTGCGTCAGCTCTgtttcacttctcctctctggagctggtggagaacGTTtcag CTTTGAagagggtggaggtggaggagtgtgtgaggtggatGGTTCCATTTGCCATGGCACTGCGGGAGATCGGCGGGTCGCCTATGAAGACTTACACAGGAATCCCAGCAGATGACATGCACAACATCCAGACCCATGTTTCGTATCTCACGTGGCTG GACAAGGCCTACTCTTACCAGGATGTGGACTTGGagtgtcacagcagctgttcAGTCCCTTCAGGTGTCCTGACTCCACCCCTGAGCAGTGAGAAGACTGACGAGCTGGTCCGAGTGGATCCCGCTGTCCTGAAAATCCGACCGAGGATGAATACTGCATCTCCACCGCGACATTCCCCAAAGTAG